In a single window of the Nicotiana tomentosiformis chromosome 10, ASM39032v3, whole genome shotgun sequence genome:
- the LOC138900035 gene encoding uncharacterized protein, with translation MDSVQKLRDEEEEEEEEEEEEEENASALTVRPRKAAEVTKPSEPTAIAKIKPRVEEAYKKKSSEDPELLEEENASALTVRPRKAAEVTKPSEPTATAKIKPRVEEAYKMKSSEDPELPEVETISQPSATLSDEAGSETPKIDQSIPSNLLGTMTAGHLPYLSTFSEETLREARELKTPDIGRPSSVGDPFRDCFTGVDDASDIGDASILLEEAQRLLSGCETELQRVSEEKNALKLLCGQKDKTIKDLQEDLAKDHEKEAELDKQVSILLIKYGLDPTVEANTSLSQLQQKVEKMELLRGKVDQVKADCDRWKENMDRPVAEKETTSAKLSSAEVQLRSVKEKISSQAKRIEEIETDLAKAKVEIEKTKVLADKSIAMYRADAEAAQIQVKEASDREQ, from the exons atggactcggtccaaaaactgagagacgaagaagaagaagaagaagaagaagaagaagaagaggaggaaaaTGCCTCGGCACTGACGGTCCGACCTAGGAAAGCCGCCGAGGTTACCAAACCTTCTGAGCCGACGGCGATTGCTAAAATCAAGCCTCGTGTCGAGGAGGCTTACAAAAAGAAATCGAGTGAGGATCCTGAATTACTAGAGGAGGAAAATGCCTCAGCACTGACGGTCCGACCTAGGAAAGCCGCCGAGGTTACCAAACCTTCTGAGCCGACGGCGACTGCTAAAATCAAGCCTCGTGTCGAGGAGGCTTACAAAATGAAATCGAGTGAGGATCCTGAATTACCAGAGGTCGAGACCATTTCTCAGCCATCTGCTACTTTATCGGACGAGGCCGGTTCTGAGACTCCGAAGATTGATCAGAGCATCCCGAGCAACTTGCTCGGGACTATGACAGCAGGTCACTTGCCTTATCTCTCGACCTTTTCTGAGGAGACACTaagggaagctcgagagttgaagactccTGATATAGGCCGAccctctagtgtaggggatccctttcgggattgctttactggagtcgatgatgcctctgatatcggtgatgcttctattcttttagaagaggcccaacgtctcTTATCTGGG TGTGAAACCGAGCTCCAAAGGGTCTCGGAGGAGAAGAACGCTTTGAAGCTTCTTTGCGGCCAAAAAGACAAAACTATAAAGGACCTTCAAGAGGATTTGGCCAAGGATCATGAAAAAGAGGCCgagctagataagcaggtgagcatcCTTTTGATAAAGTACGGACTCGACCCAACTGTGGAGGCTAATACTTCATTATCTCAGCtacagcaaaaggttgaaaagatggAGCTGCTTCGAGGAAAAGTCGATCAAGTAAAGGCCGattgtgatcggtggaaggagaatatggaccGTCCGGTTGCGGAAAAAGAAACTACCTCGGCCAAACTATCATCGGCCGAGGTTCAACTTCGGAGCGTCAAAGAGAAAATTTCGTCCCAAGCCAAGAGGATCGAAGAGATTGAAACCGATCTTGCTAAGGCCAAGGTGGAGATCGAAAAGACAAAAGTCttggcggacaagtccattgccatgtaccgggccgatgctgaggctgctcaaatACAGGTAAAGGAGGCTTCTGACCGAGAGCAATAG
- the LOC104107348 gene encoding BTB/POZ domain-containing protein At1g67900, whose translation MKFMKLGSRPDTFITTEAVRSVNSEVTSDLIVQVKGSRYLLHKFPLLSKCSRLQKLCSESPETSHHQIVQLPDFPGGIEAFELCAKFCYGITITLSAYNIVAARCAAEYLQMTEDVEKGNLIYKLDVFFNSCILSGWKDSIVTLQSTKSFPLWSEDLGITSRCIEAIASKVLAHPSKVNLSRSYSRRGDISCNESESTRHNKTSSKSWWAEELAELSIDLYWRSMIAIKSGGKVPANVIGDALRIYASRWLPNISKYANPKKQLEYDQKDSDSIGKYRLLLESIITLLPAEKGAVSCSFLLKLLKAANILKASSSSKMELARRIGLQLEDATVNDLLIPCLSHTCDTIYDVDIAITILEQFMLQGQSPPTSPLRRKGDFERRRSRSAENIDLEFQESRRSSSASHSSKLKVAKLVDRYLQEISIDSNLPLSKFISIAETIPEFARLDHDDLYRAIDIYLKGHPELNKSERKRLCRMLDCKKLSMEVCMHAAQNELLPLRVVVQVLFFEQARAAMSGGHVTELPSNIKALLEDTAKTSATFNKTPVDDQWTTASALKSPNSNLSTLKMKLAEDDDDDDDLDEIGKSSRIKALRVIPNRPKRMFSKLWSNNRSAASEKN comes from the exons ATGAAGTTTATGAAACTTGGATCTAGGCCTGACACTTTCATTACTACTGAGGCTGTAAG GTCAGTTAACTCTGAAGTTACTAGTGATCTCATAGTCCAAGTAAAGGGTAGCAGATATTTGCTTCACAAG TTTCCCCTGCTGTCTAAGTGCTCAAGGCTACAGAAGTTATGCTCTGAAAGTCCAGAAACCTCACATCACCAAATTGTGCAGCTACCAGATTTTCCTGGTGGAATTgaagcatttgagctatgtgcaAAATTCTGCTATGGTATCACTATCACTCTCAGTGCCTACAACATTGTTGCGGCACGCTGTGCTGCAGAATACCTGCAGATGACAGAGGATGTAGAGAAAGGAAACTTAATCTACAAACTTGAtgtattcttcaattcttgcataCTTTCAGGTTGGAAAGACTCGATTGTTACATTGCAAAGTACCAAGTCTTTTCCTTTATGGTCTGAGGACTTAGGAATTACAAGCAGATGTATTGAAGCCATTGCTTCAAAAGTCTTAGCTCATCCTTCAAAGGTGAATTTGTCAAGAAGCTACTCAAGAAGAGGTGATATTTCATGCAATGAATCAGAAAGCACAAGGCATAATAAAACTTCATCTAAAAGTTGGTGGGCTGAAGAGTTAGCAGAATTAAGCATAGACCTTTATTGGAGAAGTATGATAGCTATCAAATCTGGTGGGAAAGTACCTGCTAATGTTATCGGTGATGCATTGCGGATTTATGCATCAAGATGGCTACCAAACATTTCAAAATATGCAAATCCTAAGAAGCAGCTAGAATATGATCAGAAAGACTCGGATTCGATTGGGAAATACAGGTTGCTGTTGGAGTCAATTATAACATTGTTACCAGCTGAAAAGGGGGCAGTTTCttgtagtttcttgttgaaattgctGAAAGCAGCTAACATTTTGAAGGCTTCTTCTTCATCCAAGATGGAATTGGCAAGAAGGATTGGGCTTCAATTGGAAGATGCCACTGTCAATGATCTGTTAATACCTTGTCTGTCACACACATGTGACACAATTTATGATGTGGACATAGCTATCACCATATTAGAACAGTTCATGTTGCAAGGGCAAAGTCCCCCAACAAGTCCACTAAGAAGGAAAGGAGATTTTGAGAGGAGAAGATCTCGGTCTGCGGAGAATATTGACCTTGAGTTCCAAGAAAGTAGAAGATCTTCTTCAGCATCACATAGCTCAAAACTCAAGGTAGCTAAGCTTGTAGATAgatatcttcaagaaatttccATCGACTCAAATTTGCCATTGTCAAAATTCATTTCCATTGCTGAAACAATTCCAGAGTTTGCTAGGCTTGACCATGATGATCTTTACAGAGCCATTGACATCTATCTCAAG GGGCATCCGGAGCTGAACAAGAGTGAAAGAAAGCGGCTGTGCAGAATGTTGGACTGCAAGAAACTATCAATGGAAGTTTGTATGCATGCAGCACAAAATGAATTACTTCCACTAAGGGTAGTTGTTCAAGTTCTGTTTTTCGAGCAAGCTCGAGCAGCCATGTCCGGTGGCCATGTAACGGAATTGCCTAGCAACATCAAGGCACTTCTAGAGGACACAGCCAAGACTTCAGCAACTTTTAATAAGACACCAGTTGATGACCAGTGGACTACTGCCTCAGCCCTAAAATCACCAAACTCCAACCTTTCAACTCTAAAAATGAAGTTAgctgaagatgatgatgatgatgatgatttgGATGAAATTGGGAAATCTTCAAGGATTAAAGCTTTACGTGTCATTCCAAATCGACCTAAAAGAATGTTCAGTAAGTTATGGTCAAATAATAGATCAGCTGCAAGTGAAAAGAACTGA